One Leptospira wolbachii serovar Codice str. CDC genomic region harbors:
- a CDS encoding adhesin OmpL37 family surface protein — translation MGKWKFILFFAMVVGHISHISAVSPEQTNLGILIFENKENLNFINVALSNLAPSQEEAQSSGQPGAEAPAADPSKKNLDFDYFKLLKAANQSDFSGNMWYLQSNYVHGFRQLRQAQGELKSIFEIVLQKYIEDARALLEAAAPTIIRSNDNNAKALLRLGFRDLRSSEDLYTTGLNSSPHQYRYKLTLYKEGILNLRRAKRFAILAMIYSKTPDEDKPEYQYRSNEDLKDARNEEKQRNYEKVRDTLINFIENKRMERTIVPPGNPDAKPLDLLEQHDDNYGLITSKKLDLLMEANAQIKETEGARRESVPPIPKFDENGKAIYPEEKKK, via the coding sequence ATGGGAAAATGGAAATTCATCCTCTTTTTTGCAATGGTCGTGGGTCACATCTCACATATCAGCGCAGTATCTCCAGAACAAACAAATCTGGGGATTTTAATCTTTGAAAACAAAGAAAACTTAAATTTTATCAATGTTGCTCTCAGCAATTTGGCACCTTCCCAAGAAGAGGCGCAAAGCTCTGGCCAACCGGGAGCAGAAGCTCCAGCTGCAGATCCTTCCAAAAAGAATTTGGACTTTGATTATTTCAAACTCCTAAAAGCAGCCAACCAATCTGATTTTAGTGGAAACATGTGGTACTTACAAAGTAACTATGTGCATGGATTTCGCCAACTCCGCCAAGCCCAAGGGGAATTGAAAAGTATCTTTGAAATCGTTCTACAGAAATACATTGAAGATGCAAGGGCACTTCTTGAAGCAGCAGCTCCTACCATCATTCGTTCCAATGACAATAACGCCAAAGCATTGTTACGTTTAGGTTTTCGAGACTTACGTTCTTCCGAAGATCTTTACACTACAGGTCTTAACTCAAGCCCTCACCAATACCGATACAAACTGACTCTTTATAAAGAAGGGATTCTTAATTTGCGTCGTGCCAAACGTTTTGCTATCCTTGCGATGATTTATAGCAAAACACCGGATGAGGACAAACCAGAATACCAATACCGTTCTAACGAAGATTTGAAAGATGCTCGTAACGAAGAAAAACAACGTAACTACGAGAAGGTGAGAGATACTCTCATCAACTTCATTGAAAATAAAAGAATGGAAAGAACGATTGTCCCTCCAGGAAATCCTGATGCAAAACCTTTGGATCTTTTGGAACAACATGATGACAACTATGGTCTCATCACTTCCAAAAAATTAGATTTGTTAATGGAAGCCAATGCTCAAATCAAAGAGACAGAAGGGGCAAGACGTGAGTCAGTTCCTCCTATTCCTAAGTTTGATGAAAACGGAAAAGCTATCTACCCAGAAGAAAAGAAAAAATAA
- a CDS encoding LL-diaminopimelate aminotransferase translates to MTQINENYLKLKAGYLFPEIGRRVKAYSDANQNAKIIRLGIGDVTLPLAPTIVNAMVDAAKEMGSSQGFHGYGPEQGYSFLIQKIIAHDYTARGVQIAEDEVFVSDGSKCDCGNIQEIFSLDSKIAVVDPVYPVYVDTNVMAGRTGEVGSDGRYANIIYMPATEENNFEPDFPKEKPDIIYLCYPNNPTGMVATKARLTEWVNFAKKIGSIILYDSAYESFIQDPEIPKSIYEIPGAKEVAMEFRSFSKTAGFTGTRCAYLVIPKDLKGKTKGGEEISFNSLWNRRHTTKFNGVSYVTQKGAEAVFSTQGQVEIKEQISYYMQNAKLIREGLVKAGYTVFGGMNAPYIWLKTPNGLKSWEFFDKLLGTAQVVGTPGSGFGPAGEGYFRLSAFGKREDVISAIERIQKM, encoded by the coding sequence ATGACTCAGATAAATGAAAACTATTTAAAATTGAAAGCAGGGTATTTGTTTCCGGAAATTGGAAGAAGGGTCAAAGCTTATTCCGATGCCAACCAAAATGCTAAAATCATCCGTCTCGGGATTGGAGATGTCACTCTTCCTTTGGCACCTACCATTGTGAATGCTATGGTTGACGCAGCCAAAGAAATGGGAAGCTCCCAAGGTTTCCATGGATATGGCCCAGAACAAGGGTATTCCTTTCTCATCCAAAAGATTATCGCACATGATTATACGGCTCGTGGGGTTCAAATCGCAGAAGATGAAGTCTTTGTATCTGATGGATCTAAATGTGACTGCGGAAACATCCAAGAGATCTTTTCTTTGGATAGTAAAATTGCCGTAGTGGATCCTGTGTATCCGGTTTATGTGGATACAAACGTAATGGCGGGTCGCACGGGGGAAGTCGGGTCTGATGGACGATATGCAAATATCATTTATATGCCTGCTACAGAAGAAAACAATTTTGAACCGGATTTTCCAAAAGAAAAACCAGACATCATTTACCTTTGTTATCCAAACAACCCTACCGGGATGGTGGCAACTAAGGCTCGTTTAACGGAGTGGGTGAATTTCGCCAAAAAAATCGGCAGTATCATTCTTTATGATTCCGCTTATGAATCCTTCATCCAAGATCCAGAAATTCCAAAATCCATTTATGAAATCCCTGGTGCCAAAGAAGTGGCTATGGAATTTAGATCCTTTTCTAAAACTGCGGGCTTTACGGGAACACGCTGCGCTTATCTTGTAATTCCAAAAGACTTAAAAGGAAAAACAAAAGGCGGGGAGGAGATTAGTTTTAATTCCCTTTGGAACCGTCGCCATACCACTAAGTTCAATGGAGTGTCATACGTAACACAAAAAGGAGCCGAGGCAGTTTTTTCAACCCAAGGGCAAGTCGAAATCAAAGAACAAATTTCCTACTATATGCAGAATGCCAAACTCATCCGAGAAGGATTGGTAAAGGCGGGGTACACCGTATTTGGGGGAATGAACGCTCCTTACATTTGGCTGAAAACCCCTAATGGACTCAAATCTTGGGAATTTTTTGACAAACTTTTGGGAACAGCACAAGTGGTCGGAACCCCTGGATCGGGATTTGGACCTGCGGGAGAGGGATATTTTCGACTTTCTGCCTTTGGAAAGCGGGAAGATGTCATTTCTGCCATAGAACGAATCCAAAAAATGTAA
- a CDS encoding DUF2203 domain-containing protein produces MTKKIWTLAEAREVLPLVRDITREYYLRASVLADDVRNKLLPENVLEAKEEEIGEIVKHWTNEILTMNIDVKGLWLVDFDHGSGFYCWTWGEEDVLYEHGYHEGFRSRKLIEENKEEDDSDK; encoded by the coding sequence TTGACTAAAAAGATTTGGACATTAGCGGAGGCAAGAGAAGTCCTACCACTCGTGCGAGACATCACAAGAGAATACTATTTAAGAGCCAGTGTTCTGGCTGATGATGTCCGGAACAAACTCCTCCCAGAAAATGTTCTAGAAGCCAAAGAAGAAGAAATAGGTGAGATTGTAAAACATTGGACCAATGAAATTTTGACAATGAATATTGATGTCAAAGGATTGTGGCTTGTTGATTTTGACCATGGCAGCGGGTTCTATTGTTGGACTTGGGGCGAAGAAGATGTGTTATACGAACACGGTTATCATGAAGGATTTAGATCGAGAAAACTCATAGAGGAAAATAAAGAAGAAGATGACTCAGATAAATGA
- the pyrB gene encoding aspartate carbamoyltransferase — translation MHSYSHKNILDTLQFSKEDLNFLIEKTQKMNLLQESGKAFGILNGKLLASLFFEASTRTRLSFEAAMERLGGRLISTVGFQFSSISKGETLYDTMKMIEAYVDIAVIRHPVEGSSRIAAGAVNIPVINAGDGAGQHPTQALLDLYTIVSEKGKIDGLNIAFIGDLKYGRTIHSLINLLRHYPVHLYLISPEELRLPEKYKKNLEGFPMTWEETTDIKAFWDADVAYVTRIQEERFPDHREYEKLKDIYKVNKELVLASKKDTTILHPLPRVNELSTDVDDLPNAAYFRQAKYGVVVRMALLCLSLGVDFD, via the coding sequence ATGCACTCTTATTCTCACAAAAACATTTTAGACACCCTCCAATTTTCCAAAGAGGACTTAAACTTCCTCATTGAAAAAACACAAAAGATGAATCTACTTCAGGAATCAGGGAAGGCCTTCGGAATTCTGAATGGAAAACTTCTCGCCTCCCTGTTTTTTGAAGCGAGTACCAGGACAAGGCTCTCCTTTGAAGCCGCCATGGAAAGACTCGGGGGAAGGCTAATCTCAACCGTGGGATTTCAGTTTTCTTCCATCTCAAAGGGAGAAACTCTTTATGACACCATGAAGATGATTGAGGCCTATGTGGACATCGCTGTCATTCGTCATCCCGTGGAAGGATCATCTCGGATTGCGGCAGGGGCAGTGAACATTCCTGTCATCAATGCAGGAGATGGTGCCGGCCAACACCCCACCCAAGCCCTTCTCGATTTATATACGATTGTTTCTGAAAAAGGAAAGATCGATGGACTGAACATAGCTTTCATCGGGGATTTGAAATACGGACGTACCATCCACTCTCTCATCAATCTTCTCCGGCATTACCCGGTTCATTTGTATCTCATCAGTCCTGAAGAACTGAGACTTCCCGAAAAATACAAAAAGAATTTGGAAGGGTTTCCTATGACCTGGGAAGAAACCACGGACATCAAAGCTTTTTGGGATGCCGATGTAGCCTATGTCACAAGGATCCAAGAGGAAAGATTCCCCGATCACAGAGAATACGAAAAACTAAAAGATATTTATAAAGTGAATAAGGAACTTGTCCTTGCTTCCAAAAAAGATACAACCATTCTCCATCCACTCCCTCGTGTGAATGAACTCTCCACAGATGTAGATGACCTCCCAAATGCAGCTTACTTCCGTCAGGCGAAGTATGGTGTGGTGGTCCGAATGGCATTACTTTGTCTTAGTCTCGGAGTGGATTTTGACTAA
- a CDS encoding acyl-CoA thioesterase — protein sequence MVDTIQNKLRDMELVTQHLVQPDDLNYHNNLFGGKMLSWIDEGMAMYVMNKIRYTNIVTMSMDNVVFRSPARAGDIIQIYGKIVKYGKSSVTSRTLAITNNPQTGKMSAVIESDITYVCLGENGKPTAYFRNFTPPT from the coding sequence ATGGTCGACACGATTCAGAACAAACTCCGCGATATGGAACTGGTCACCCAACACCTGGTCCAACCTGACGATTTGAACTACCATAACAATCTTTTTGGGGGAAAAATGCTCTCCTGGATCGATGAGGGGATGGCAATGTATGTTATGAATAAAATTCGTTATACCAATATTGTCACGATGAGTATGGACAATGTGGTATTTCGCTCGCCTGCCCGGGCCGGAGACATCATCCAAATCTATGGAAAAATCGTAAAATACGGAAAATCTTCAGTCACGTCTCGGACTTTGGCCATTACCAACAACCCACAAACGGGAAAAATGTCGGCAGTGATCGAAAGTGACATCACCTATGTCTGTTTAGGCGAGAATGGAAAACCTACCGCTTACTTTAGAAACTTTACCCCACCCACTTAG
- a CDS encoding UbiX family flavin prenyltransferase, whose protein sequence is MKLVVGLAGASGSIYAARFLRALSEVEGETYITASPAALRIFSEEYETKVESAEDILSFVETKWETKPKHKFHVRNFFDIGSDIASGSNRWDAMVVVPCSMKTVASMSQGLTENLIERAADVSLKERRRLIVVPRETPYNRIHLKNLLALDEAGAIILPASPGFYQMPKTLDDLGDFIAGRIFNLLGIDQTLYPKWVG, encoded by the coding sequence ATGAAACTTGTAGTGGGCCTTGCAGGGGCCAGCGGTAGTATCTATGCCGCAAGATTTCTGCGAGCTTTGTCTGAAGTAGAAGGTGAAACTTATATTACAGCAAGTCCTGCGGCGTTACGTATTTTTTCCGAAGAGTATGAAACCAAAGTGGAATCTGCTGAAGACATCCTTTCTTTTGTAGAAACGAAATGGGAAACCAAACCCAAACACAAATTCCATGTTCGCAATTTTTTTGATATAGGATCTGACATTGCCAGTGGATCCAACCGTTGGGATGCGATGGTGGTGGTTCCTTGTAGTATGAAAACTGTGGCTTCTATGTCACAAGGTCTCACGGAAAACTTAATCGAAAGAGCCGCAGATGTATCTTTGAAAGAAAGAAGAAGGCTGATTGTGGTTCCGAGAGAAACTCCCTACAATCGGATTCACTTAAAAAATCTTTTGGCACTAGATGAAGCAGGGGCTATCATCCTTCCTGCTTCCCCTGGGTTCTACCAAATGCCAAAAACTTTGGATGACCTTGGCGATTTTATTGCAGGAAGGATATTCAATCTCCTAGGAATTGATCAAACTCTTTATCCTAAGTGGGTGGGGTAA
- a CDS encoding UbiA-like polyprenyltransferase: protein MNFFKNLLLYAKMVKFSHTLFALPFAGISFLLAYLESTLDTGDLLRIGALVLVCMVSARSAAMGFNRYVDSEIDEKNPRTQNREIPSGKISKLSALLFIGLSSFIFIFASFFVNKLAFLLSFPALFVLFLYSLTKRFTLFCHLVLGFAISLAPLGAWIAITETINLVPILFSLGLLFHISAFDVLYAIQDMDFDAKENLHSIPSRLGETKSRAIAVLLHILSFVFFIFAGSSAGLGVMYFLILSVIGVLVLYEHKISYQYKSKDLPMLFYQINSWISVVLFLAILFDKWNEFLLKVSSGISF, encoded by the coding sequence ATGAACTTCTTTAAAAACCTACTTCTCTACGCTAAAATGGTAAAATTTTCCCACACACTCTTTGCCTTGCCCTTCGCTGGGATTAGTTTCCTCCTCGCCTATTTGGAATCCACTTTGGATACGGGGGATTTACTTCGGATTGGGGCCCTTGTCCTTGTATGTATGGTGAGTGCTCGTAGTGCCGCCATGGGTTTCAATCGTTATGTGGATTCAGAAATTGATGAAAAAAACCCACGCACCCAAAACCGGGAAATCCCTTCCGGAAAAATTTCCAAACTTTCGGCTCTCCTCTTTATTGGTTTGTCCTCGTTTATATTTATCTTTGCTAGTTTCTTTGTAAATAAACTAGCCTTCTTACTTTCTTTTCCAGCCCTCTTTGTTTTATTTCTGTATTCGCTCACCAAACGTTTCACTCTTTTTTGCCATTTGGTTTTGGGTTTTGCGATTTCTTTGGCACCTCTCGGTGCTTGGATTGCGATCACAGAAACCATCAATCTAGTCCCCATTTTATTTTCTCTAGGACTTCTTTTTCATATATCCGCCTTTGATGTGTTATATGCAATCCAAGATATGGACTTTGATGCGAAAGAAAACCTACATAGCATTCCCTCTCGTCTCGGCGAAACTAAATCAAGAGCCATTGCTGTTCTCCTCCATATCCTTTCTTTTGTATTTTTTATCTTTGCTGGAAGTAGCGCAGGTCTTGGGGTAATGTATTTTCTGATTCTATCTGTGATTGGAGTTTTAGTTCTGTATGAACATAAAATTTCTTATCAGTACAAATCTAAAGACTTGCCTATGTTGTTTTACCAAATCAATTCCTGGATCAGTGTGGTTTTATTCCTTGCGATTCTCTTTGATAAATGGAATGAATTTTTACTGAAAGTCTCTTCGGGAATTAGTTTCTAA
- a CDS encoding endonuclease III domain-containing protein, producing MKQSRKTPKITDVYRLLEAEFGEVETPLFFSKPYELAIAVILSAQCTDERVNTVTPELFRTFPTLESFASAPLASIEKKIFSTGFYKNKAKSIQGFARMVLQEYGGKIPDTMEEAIKLPGFGRKTANVVLAEIYGVVEGFVVDTHVKRLTKRLGFTKKTDPVQIEREMIKITPKEICRNLSLYLIFLGRKNCQARRTFCSTCPLSSLCPSFSE from the coding sequence TTGAAACAATCCAGAAAAACACCCAAAATCACCGATGTCTACCGTCTCTTAGAGGCGGAGTTCGGTGAAGTAGAAACTCCCCTTTTTTTCTCCAAACCTTACGAATTGGCCATTGCGGTCATTCTCAGTGCGCAGTGTACGGACGAACGTGTGAACACTGTCACCCCAGAACTCTTTCGAACCTTTCCCACACTCGAATCCTTTGCGAGCGCCCCCCTGGCATCCATTGAGAAAAAAATCTTCTCTACTGGATTTTATAAAAACAAAGCCAAAAGCATCCAAGGTTTTGCGCGTATGGTTTTGCAGGAATATGGCGGAAAAATTCCAGACACTATGGAAGAAGCCATCAAACTTCCTGGGTTTGGAAGAAAGACCGCCAACGTAGTACTTGCAGAAATTTATGGGGTGGTGGAAGGCTTTGTGGTGGATACCCATGTAAAACGCCTCACCAAAAGGCTGGGTTTCACTAAAAAAACAGACCCCGTACAAATTGAACGGGAGATGATAAAAATCACTCCTAAGGAGATTTGCCGAAACCTATCTCTGTACCTAATATTTCTCGGTCGTAAGAACTGCCAGGCCCGCCGGACATTTTGTTCGACTTGTCCTCTTTCTTCCCTATGTCCTTCGTTTTCAGAGTAG
- the rpmB gene encoding 50S ribosomal protein L28, with product MARTCVVTGKGTTAGNNVAHSHKKNRRIWKVNVITKKIFLEDENRWVRVKISTRALRTLRKKGLKVAIKDHGGDITAITPKKYVGITPKAQPAA from the coding sequence ATGGCTAGAACATGTGTAGTAACCGGAAAAGGAACAACGGCAGGGAACAACGTAGCCCATTCTCATAAAAAGAATCGCCGTATCTGGAAGGTGAATGTAATCACAAAGAAAATCTTTTTGGAAGACGAGAACCGTTGGGTTCGCGTTAAGATTTCTACACGTGCTTTGCGAACTCTTCGTAAAAAAGGTTTGAAAGTGGCAATTAAAGACCACGGCGGCGATATCACTGCTATCACTCCTAAAAAATACGTAGGAATCACTCCAAAAGCACAACCAGCAGCTTAA
- a CDS encoding LOG family protein: MNDLAFENQSFLWGNEAGPIRILSEYLHPKSEFQTHGITDTIVVFGSARIPAPEAPKQNPPSPLSSLSHYYQEACEFSRLISEWADILKQENPSRNLNICTGGGPGIMEAGNRGAREAGSKSVALNIVLPHEQHVNPYVDPELAFEFHYFFMRKLWFMKTCRGMIAFPGGFGTFDELFETLTLVQTGKKTKIPILLYGTEFWTQVINFKKLAEMHLISEEDLKLFGFADTPVDALRFFQEKIRFELTHSEGTKT; this comes from the coding sequence ATGAATGATTTAGCCTTTGAGAATCAAAGTTTTTTATGGGGGAACGAAGCCGGCCCTATCCGTATCCTTTCCGAATACCTCCACCCTAAGTCGGAATTCCAAACTCATGGAATCACAGATACCATCGTAGTCTTCGGCTCGGCAAGAATTCCTGCGCCAGAGGCACCCAAACAGAATCCGCCTTCTCCTCTCTCCTCTTTAAGCCATTATTATCAGGAGGCATGTGAGTTTTCACGATTGATTTCTGAATGGGCTGATATTTTGAAACAGGAAAATCCTTCCAGAAATTTGAACATTTGCACGGGAGGGGGACCGGGAATTATGGAAGCAGGAAACCGTGGTGCCAGAGAAGCCGGTTCCAAATCAGTAGCCCTCAATATTGTTCTCCCTCACGAACAACATGTAAATCCTTATGTGGATCCTGAACTTGCCTTTGAGTTTCATTATTTTTTTATGAGAAAACTTTGGTTCATGAAAACTTGCCGAGGGATGATTGCTTTTCCTGGGGGATTTGGAACCTTTGATGAACTTTTTGAAACCTTAACTCTTGTCCAGACCGGAAAAAAAACAAAGATTCCCATTCTATTGTATGGGACAGAATTTTGGACACAAGTGATCAATTTCAAAAAACTAGCCGAGATGCATCTGATTTCTGAAGAGGACTTAAAATTATTTGGATTTGCAGACACACCCGTGGATGCACTTCGATTCTTTCAGGAAAAGATTCGTTTCGAATTGACCCATTCTGAGGGTACAAAAACATAG
- a CDS encoding aldose 1-epimerase, translating into MYQLKTKQSCFETHPTGGGQWLGLHLLSPVDGKSVSVVSGHKAPDPFFASGSFLMFPWVNRLEPNPWAREPFYPSTHWLTDGNGIPLHGLYHNLPRHLVKEELSDKESYAEFEMEIPSIWKGTLLSQIQVKECYRLFPSELKIIYRLANESDTEFPFALGIHPYFRWNEDESIDDLFLFGSGFHKVKLGDYLLPEKIQTEDVVLNSEETLMGKNLDDLYSAIHGQNSYIGLFSMNKKEKLIIQGGEFYQVYTPQDRRSIAIEPMTGTGNFLHFPGGNPKTIAAKTEKRIEFSIRLDRF; encoded by the coding sequence TTGTACCAACTGAAAACAAAACAGTCTTGTTTTGAAACCCACCCTACAGGCGGTGGCCAATGGCTTGGTTTGCATCTCCTTTCGCCAGTGGACGGAAAATCCGTGTCCGTTGTTTCTGGACATAAGGCCCCTGATCCTTTTTTCGCATCCGGGTCTTTTCTTATGTTTCCTTGGGTGAATCGTTTAGAACCCAATCCTTGGGCCAGAGAACCTTTTTATCCCAGCACGCATTGGTTGACCGATGGGAATGGAATTCCCTTACATGGCCTCTACCACAACCTTCCCAGGCATTTGGTAAAAGAAGAGTTGAGTGACAAAGAATCTTATGCTGAGTTCGAAATGGAAATCCCTTCTATTTGGAAAGGTACTTTGTTATCCCAAATCCAAGTGAAAGAATGTTACCGACTTTTCCCCTCAGAGTTAAAGATCATTTATCGATTGGCCAATGAATCGGATACAGAATTTCCTTTTGCACTCGGAATCCATCCCTACTTTCGTTGGAATGAAGATGAATCCATCGATGATCTTTTTTTATTTGGTTCCGGGTTTCATAAAGTAAAGTTAGGGGATTATCTCCTACCAGAGAAAATTCAAACAGAAGATGTTGTACTTAATTCTGAAGAGACGTTGATGGGTAAGAATTTAGATGACCTTTACTCGGCCATCCATGGACAAAATTCTTATATTGGGCTTTTCTCTATGAATAAAAAAGAAAAACTAATCATCCAAGGTGGTGAGTTTTATCAAGTCTATACTCCACAAGATCGAAGATCTATAGCGATTGAACCTATGACGGGAACTGGGAATTTTTTACACTTCCCTGGTGGTAATCCTAAAACCATAGCGGCAAAGACAGAAAAACGGATAGAATTCTCCATTCGTTTGGATCGTTTTTAA
- the sppA gene encoding signal peptide peptidase SppA → MPLRKPFLFVCIVLLSVLFAESCVIGNSLNLLPQSGKADFEEKLIAGRDQEKIVIISIEGMISDDSKETFFGTSTESMVARIKESLKYAERDPDVKGVILKINSPGGTVTASDIIYQEVLKFKNRKSIPVFAGFMDTAASGAYYIAMATDAIGAHPTTVTGSVGVIMSGINVKEGLDKIGVKDQSFTSGPNKALGSPTTEMTGEQRKILQSIIDSLYGRFFEIVKKGRPNVGETRLREICDGRIFTAEQAKKEGMIDFIGYFDDFVYQMMQHPKFQGNRTGNPRVITYQRGKGRVDNIYQATDGNKNPFSLGIADKILGTGTNAKFLYLWDL, encoded by the coding sequence ATGCCTTTAAGAAAGCCTTTTCTTTTCGTTTGTATCGTTCTTCTTTCGGTTCTTTTTGCCGAATCTTGTGTCATTGGGAACAGTCTGAACTTGTTACCACAAAGTGGCAAGGCTGATTTCGAAGAGAAACTCATTGCCGGAAGGGATCAAGAAAAAATCGTTATCATCTCCATCGAAGGTATGATTTCGGATGATTCCAAAGAAACCTTTTTTGGTACTTCCACGGAATCCATGGTCGCTCGGATCAAAGAGTCTCTGAAATATGCAGAACGAGATCCAGATGTAAAGGGTGTGATTTTAAAAATCAACTCACCTGGTGGCACGGTCACAGCAAGTGACATTATCTACCAAGAAGTTCTCAAATTTAAGAACAGAAAGTCCATTCCTGTGTTTGCAGGATTTATGGATACCGCAGCGAGTGGAGCCTACTACATCGCAATGGCAACAGACGCTATCGGTGCTCACCCAACAACTGTTACAGGATCCGTAGGTGTCATCATGTCTGGGATCAATGTAAAAGAAGGTTTGGATAAAATTGGTGTGAAGGATCAATCCTTTACCTCTGGCCCAAACAAAGCGCTTGGTTCACCTACTACCGAGATGACTGGGGAACAAAGAAAAATACTTCAATCTATCATTGATAGTTTGTATGGTCGTTTTTTTGAGATCGTCAAAAAAGGAAGACCAAACGTAGGAGAGACTCGCCTCAGAGAAATTTGTGATGGAAGAATCTTTACTGCAGAACAAGCCAAAAAAGAAGGAATGATTGATTTCATCGGCTACTTTGATGACTTTGTTTACCAAATGATGCAACATCCAAAATTCCAAGGGAATCGCACAGGAAATCCTCGTGTCATCACTTACCAAAGAGGAAAAGGTCGTGTGGACAACATTTACCAAGCAACTGATGGTAACAAAAATCCTTTTTCTTTAGGAATTGCTGATAAAATTTTAGGAACAGGAACCAATGCTAAATTTCTTTATCTTTGGGATCTATAA
- a CDS encoding MBOAT family O-acyltransferase, translating into MLFNSIPYLLLFAFTYLIYWNIPQKGRKPLLVISSLIFYAYFSFPFLFHFLLVILVNYGFSEWIFRKKDKGEKYGHLLFSIVALNLINLGFFKYFYFITGSLFSLTGYPSFKEIAGSWSIFLPLAISFYTFQIIAVQVDIHRGIIEKRMSAVDYFLFILFFPQLIAGPIMRSQDFLPQLDHPTIDSDRMKKGLFLIIGGLFKKVIIAENIAPIISPIYMDPSKFDSFSIFFSVLAFAVQVYCDFSGYTDMARGSANLLGYEIPENFQGPFFSQSFRELWSRWHITLSSWLRDYIYIPLGGSKGSIFRSNLNSFITMCLGGLWHGANWAFVLWGAYLGALIWIERSLYLGRGKKKLLSDSIPFIGIFRTIVIFITFSFSGVFFRAAARGEESMNVAFEIFKGVLTFRNTGETLSRVDELPTFIALGFMFNWFQHSNFVYEKLKPYQNILLPFLSVVILLLLGIFGDGGQDFIYFQF; encoded by the coding sequence ATGTTATTTAATTCTATTCCCTATTTACTGCTTTTTGCTTTCACGTATTTAATTTATTGGAATATTCCACAAAAAGGAAGAAAACCTTTATTGGTTATTTCTTCCCTAATTTTCTATGCATATTTCAGTTTTCCTTTTTTGTTCCACTTCCTACTTGTTATTTTAGTTAACTATGGGTTTAGCGAATGGATCTTTCGTAAAAAAGACAAAGGAGAAAAATACGGCCATTTACTGTTTAGTATTGTTGCATTAAACCTAATCAATTTAGGTTTTTTTAAATACTTCTACTTCATTACAGGTTCCCTATTTTCTTTGACTGGTTATCCTTCCTTTAAAGAAATCGCAGGTTCTTGGAGTATATTTTTACCTCTTGCCATTAGTTTTTATACCTTTCAAATCATTGCGGTACAGGTGGACATCCATAGAGGAATCATTGAAAAAAGAATGTCCGCAGTGGATTATTTTTTATTCATACTTTTTTTTCCGCAATTGATTGCAGGTCCCATCATGCGTTCTCAGGATTTCCTTCCGCAACTAGACCATCCAACAATTGATTCGGACCGAATGAAAAAAGGCCTATTCCTCATTATTGGTGGTCTTTTTAAAAAAGTAATCATCGCAGAAAACATTGCACCAATCATTTCTCCTATCTATATGGATCCGTCCAAATTCGATAGTTTTTCGATATTTTTTAGTGTTCTTGCATTCGCCGTACAAGTGTATTGTGACTTTTCTGGATACACGGATATGGCCCGCGGTTCGGCAAACCTACTTGGGTATGAGATTCCTGAAAACTTCCAAGGACCATTTTTTTCCCAATCGTTCCGGGAACTTTGGTCTAGATGGCATATCACACTTTCTTCCTGGTTACGCGATTATATCTATATCCCGCTGGGGGGAAGTAAAGGATCTATCTTTCGTTCGAATTTAAACTCTTTTATCACAATGTGTCTTGGAGGACTTTGGCATGGTGCCAATTGGGCTTTCGTGTTATGGGGGGCCTATTTGGGTGCTTTGATATGGATTGAAAGATCATTGTATTTGGGTCGGGGGAAAAAGAAACTTCTTTCAGACTCCATTCCCTTTATTGGAATTTTCCGTACGATAGTCATCTTCATCACCTTTTCTTTCTCCGGTGTATTTTTTCGCGCCGCCGCAAGAGGTGAGGAATCGATGAATGTAGCCTTCGAAATCTTTAAAGGTGTTTTGACTTTCCGCAATACTGGGGAAACATTAAGTCGAGTGGATGAGTTACCGACCTTTATTGCTTTGGGTTTTATGTTTAACTGGTTCCAACACTCCAACTTTGTGTATGAAAAACTAAAACCATACCAAAATATCCTCCTTCCGTTTCTATCCGTAGTCATCTTGCTGCTACTAGGAATCTTTGGAGATGGTGGACAAGATTTTATCTACTTCCAGTTTTAA